A window from Bacillota bacterium encodes these proteins:
- a CDS encoding redox-sensing transcriptional repressor Rex has protein sequence MRKLRIPDVVIRRLPIYLRVLETLDEDVHGGLISSFELGERAGVSPAQVRKDLNFLGGFGKQGVGYQIAVLRDELRSVLNLHKEINVAIIGAGSLGQALARYIIGRRAAERNYHLRLAALFDSDPAKVGSRVGDVVVEHVDAIPDVTRSRQIRMAIVAVPAEAAQRVVDACVNAGIEAILNFAPVKLRVPDGVRLHNTDLSVELMHLAYYL, from the coding sequence TTGAGGAAGCTGCGGATTCCGGATGTTGTCATAAGGCGGCTGCCTATATACCTCCGTGTTCTCGAGACCCTCGACGAAGATGTGCACGGCGGCCTCATCTCCTCGTTCGAGCTGGGTGAGAGGGCCGGGGTGAGCCCCGCGCAAGTCCGAAAGGACCTCAATTTCCTTGGCGGTTTCGGCAAGCAAGGCGTTGGCTACCAGATAGCCGTGCTCCGCGATGAGCTCAGGTCGGTTCTGAACCTGCACAAGGAGATAAATGTGGCCATCATCGGGGCCGGCAGCCTTGGCCAGGCTCTGGCGAGATACATCATAGGTCGACGCGCCGCCGAAAGAAACTACCATCTCCGACTGGCGGCGCTTTTCGATTCCGACCCGGCCAAGGTGGGTTCGCGGGTCGGCGACGTGGTAGTGGAGCATGTGGACGCTATCCCGGATGTGACGCGCAGTCGGCAGATCCGCATGGCGATAGTGGCGGTTCCAGCGGAGGCGGCGCAGCGGGTGGTCGACGCCTGCGTGAACGCCGGCATCGAGGCCATCCTGAATTTCGCCCCCGTCAAGCTGAGGGTTCCGGACGGTGTACGGCTTCATAACACCGACCTAAGTGTGGAGCTCATGCACCTTGCGTATTACCTCTAG
- a CDS encoding 4Fe-4S binding protein — protein sequence MAMVTIDGRRVEADAGTTILEAAKKLGIDIPTLCHHPDLAVQAVCRICVVEIEGQKLLQPACAYPVQDGMVVYTNTPRVRQARKVNLELLLARHPQDCLQCVRNRNCELQALAERFGMREIRFEHKLRGLPEDHSTPAIVREPDKCILCRRCVSMCHDVQAAGVLYPSRRGADTVITPVFGRGLDEVACALCGQCIHACPVGAISERDDTARVWEAIADHNKHVVVQTAPATRVSIGEEMGLPPGQIITGKLVAALRRLGFDKVMDTDFTADLTIIEEGNEFLKRLKEGGVLPMITSCSPGWIKFGEHFYPDLLKHVSTCKSPQQMFGALVKTYYARKAGIDPKNIFSVSLMPCTAKKYEADRPEMCDSGYKDVDVVLTSRELGRMLREAGIRFEDLPEEEHDEPMGISTGAGAIFGATGGVMEAALRTVYEVATGAELPAIEFEEVRGLEGIKEATVRVGDLDVRVAVAHGLGNAKKILDLLREGKADYHFIEIMCCPGGCVGGGGQPIPTTMEIRGIRGRALYEADRRLPYRKSHLNPAIKQIYAEFLGEPLGEVSHRLLHTHYTPREKYPWMSRAACGGEAAG from the coding sequence ATGGCAATGGTGACCATAGACGGCCGAAGGGTCGAGGCCGATGCCGGCACGACCATCCTGGAAGCTGCGAAGAAGCTCGGCATCGACATCCCGACGCTCTGCCACCACCCAGACCTGGCGGTACAAGCCGTCTGCCGGATATGTGTCGTTGAGATCGAGGGCCAGAAGCTCCTCCAGCCTGCGTGTGCCTACCCGGTGCAGGACGGAATGGTCGTGTACACCAACACGCCGCGCGTCCGGCAGGCTAGGAAGGTAAACCTTGAGCTGCTCCTCGCTCGTCACCCCCAGGATTGTCTCCAGTGCGTGAGGAATCGCAACTGCGAGCTTCAGGCGCTCGCCGAGAGGTTCGGCATGCGGGAGATCCGCTTCGAGCACAAGCTTCGCGGGCTCCCGGAGGATCACTCCACCCCGGCCATAGTTCGAGAGCCTGACAAGTGCATACTGTGCCGGCGGTGCGTCTCCATGTGCCACGACGTGCAGGCGGCGGGGGTGCTTTACCCGTCGCGTCGCGGCGCTGACACTGTGATCACGCCGGTATTTGGCCGCGGCCTCGACGAGGTCGCGTGCGCCCTTTGCGGCCAGTGCATCCATGCGTGTCCGGTGGGTGCCATCTCCGAACGCGACGACACCGCCCGTGTCTGGGAGGCGATTGCCGACCACAATAAGCATGTGGTGGTTCAGACTGCGCCCGCCACAAGGGTCAGCATCGGAGAGGAGATGGGCCTGCCACCCGGCCAGATCATCACCGGTAAGCTCGTCGCCGCTCTCCGCAGGCTCGGGTTCGACAAGGTGATGGATACCGACTTCACGGCCGATCTCACCATCATCGAGGAGGGCAACGAGTTCCTGAAGAGGCTGAAGGAGGGCGGGGTCCTCCCGATGATCACGTCGTGCAGCCCGGGGTGGATAAAGTTCGGGGAGCACTTCTACCCTGACCTTCTGAAGCACGTCTCGACGTGCAAGTCGCCTCAGCAGATGTTCGGGGCGCTCGTGAAGACCTACTATGCCCGCAAGGCGGGCATCGATCCCAAGAACATCTTCTCGGTGTCGCTCATGCCGTGCACTGCAAAGAAGTATGAGGCAGACAGGCCTGAGATGTGCGACTCGGGCTACAAGGACGTCGACGTGGTGCTGACCAGCCGCGAGCTCGGACGGATGCTGCGCGAGGCCGGCATCCGGTTCGAGGACCTGCCTGAAGAGGAGCACGACGAGCCGATGGGCATCTCCACCGGCGCGGGCGCTATTTTCGGGGCGACCGGCGGCGTGATGGAGGCTGCGCTTCGCACGGTCTATGAGGTGGCCACCGGGGCCGAGCTCCCGGCGATCGAATTCGAGGAGGTAAGAGGCCTCGAGGGCATAAAGGAGGCCACGGTCAGGGTTGGAGACCTCGACGTGAGGGTCGCCGTGGCACATGGCCTGGGCAACGCCAAGAAGATCCTGGACCTCCTCCGCGAGGGCAAGGCTGACTATCATTTCATAGAGATAATGTGCTGCCCCGGCGGGTGCGTGGGGGGCGGTGGCCAGCCGATCCCCACGACCATGGAGATCCGCGGCATCCGTGGCAGGGCCCTGTACGAAGCGGACAGACGTCTCCCGTACAGGAAGTCCCACTTGAACCCCGCGATCAAGCAGATATACGCAGAGTTCCTGGGCGAGCCGCTCGGCGAGGTATCTCATCGTCTTCTGCACACGCACTACACCCCGAGGGAGAAGTACCCGTGGATGAGCAGGGCCGCGTGCGGCGGTGAGGCCGCGGGTTGA
- the nuoF gene encoding NADH-quinone oxidoreductase subunit NuoF, producing the protein MEFYRSHVLVCGGTPCVLEGCKGVREALIAEVKRQGLDKEVKVVETGCLGPCDLGPVIVIYPEGTLYQKVQLSDVPEIVEQHLLKGRVVRRLVGEAPQAGVVTYEEPTYLGVQERIVLRNCGVIDPESIEEYIARDGYRALARCLTEMKPADVIEAVRKSGLVGRGGAAFPTGLKWSFTAKAEADQKYILCNADEGEPGTFKDRLILEGDPHSILEGMAIAGYAVGADKGFIYVRGEYVLSIERLTKAIEQARALGLLGSDILGSGFSFDVEIRKGAGAYVCGEETALIESIEGKRGEPRVKPPYPGTEGLFGKPTVVNNVETIANIPPILLNGPDWFRKFGTERCPGTKVFTLTGDINNKGLIEVPMGITLRRVIYDIGGGIPGGKGFKMAQTGGTSGGCLPRELLDVPMDYFTLPEHGSALGSGALLIMDDSHCIVDIAECFMRFFEHESCGKCTPCREGTARLREIVARIARGEGRPGDLELLDELGSVMQASSLCGLGQAAPVPIKTMLRYFRDEFESHINEKRCPTGTCGI; encoded by the coding sequence GTGGAGTTCTACCGTTCGCACGTCCTCGTTTGCGGGGGAACCCCGTGCGTGCTCGAGGGCTGCAAGGGGGTTCGCGAGGCGCTCATCGCCGAGGTGAAACGGCAAGGGCTAGACAAAGAGGTCAAGGTAGTCGAGACGGGCTGCCTAGGGCCTTGCGACCTTGGGCCGGTGATCGTGATCTATCCGGAGGGCACCTTGTACCAGAAGGTCCAGCTCTCCGACGTTCCTGAGATAGTCGAGCAACACCTTTTGAAGGGGCGAGTGGTGAGACGGCTCGTGGGCGAAGCACCCCAGGCCGGAGTGGTGACGTACGAGGAGCCGACCTACCTTGGCGTGCAGGAGCGCATAGTCCTCCGGAACTGCGGGGTCATCGATCCCGAGTCCATCGAGGAGTACATCGCACGAGACGGGTACCGAGCGCTCGCGAGGTGCCTGACAGAGATGAAGCCCGCAGACGTCATCGAGGCCGTGAGGAAATCCGGGCTCGTTGGCAGGGGCGGCGCGGCTTTCCCAACAGGGCTCAAGTGGAGTTTCACGGCGAAAGCCGAGGCCGACCAGAAGTACATACTTTGCAATGCGGACGAGGGGGAGCCGGGTACATTCAAGGACCGATTGATCCTTGAGGGAGACCCTCACAGCATCCTCGAGGGAATGGCCATAGCGGGCTATGCGGTGGGAGCGGACAAAGGTTTCATTTACGTCCGAGGGGAATACGTGCTTTCTATTGAGAGGTTGACCAAGGCCATAGAGCAGGCAAGAGCCCTCGGCCTGCTCGGGTCCGACATTCTTGGGTCGGGTTTCTCATTCGATGTGGAAATACGAAAGGGCGCGGGCGCGTACGTGTGTGGGGAGGAAACCGCGCTCATAGAATCGATCGAGGGCAAGCGGGGCGAGCCCAGGGTGAAGCCACCCTACCCCGGCACGGAGGGTCTGTTCGGGAAGCCCACTGTCGTCAACAACGTGGAGACGATCGCGAACATCCCGCCAATCCTGCTGAACGGGCCTGACTGGTTCAGGAAGTTTGGCACTGAGAGGTGCCCCGGCACCAAGGTCTTCACGCTCACCGGCGACATCAACAACAAGGGGCTCATCGAGGTTCCCATGGGCATCACGCTTCGCCGCGTGATATACGATATTGGAGGCGGTATACCCGGAGGCAAGGGCTTCAAGATGGCCCAGACCGGCGGCACGTCCGGGGGATGCCTCCCGCGCGAGCTGCTCGACGTGCCGATGGATTACTTCACCTTGCCCGAACATGGCTCGGCGCTTGGTTCGGGCGCCCTCCTTATCATGGACGACAGCCACTGCATTGTGGACATAGCCGAGTGCTTCATGAGGTTCTTCGAGCACGAATCGTGTGGCAAGTGCACACCGTGTCGCGAGGGCACTGCGCGCCTTCGTGAGATCGTGGCGAGGATCGCTCGCGGCGAGGGAAGACCAGGGGATCTCGAGCTCCTCGACGAGCTCGGCTCGGTGATGCAGGCGTCGTCCCTCTGCGGCCTCGGCCAAGCTGCGCCGGTCCCCATAAAGACGATGCTCAGGTACTTCCGCGACGAATTCGAATCCCATATCAATGAGAAGCGCTGTCCAACCGGGACGTGCGGGATTTGA
- the nuoE gene encoding NADH-quinone oxidoreductase subunit NuoE, which yields MEPTSEGTRACTAKVDGILERYCRKPEALVSILHDVQKEAGYLSEETITQIALGLDVPVSKVYGVATFYSLFSTRPKGRYIIRVCENAPCHVLGAKAVVDALERELGIPMGGTTSDGKFTLEYTSCLGVCGVAPAIMINEAVYGNLTPERVPLILKEYK from the coding sequence ATGGAGCCGACGTCAGAAGGCACGCGCGCGTGTACGGCCAAGGTCGATGGAATCCTCGAAAGATACTGCAGGAAACCCGAAGCCCTCGTGTCCATCCTCCACGACGTCCAAAAGGAGGCCGGTTACCTTTCGGAGGAGACGATCACCCAGATCGCCTTGGGCCTCGATGTCCCCGTGTCGAAGGTGTATGGCGTCGCGACGTTCTACAGCCTGTTTTCGACCAGGCCGAAAGGCCGGTACATAATACGGGTTTGTGAGAACGCTCCGTGCCACGTGCTGGGAGCAAAGGCCGTCGTGGACGCACTCGAGAGGGAGCTTGGCATCCCGATGGGCGGCACCACGAGCGACGGCAAGTTCACACTTGAGTACACCAGCTGCCTCGGGGTTTGCGGCGTCGCGCCGGCCATCATGATCAATGAGGCGGTGTACGGCAACCTCACCCCCGAACGGGTCCCGCTGATCCTAAAAGAATACAAGTGA
- a CDS encoding (2Fe-2S) ferredoxin domain-containing protein produces the protein MKTVEELERIRKQAQAMTRLREGKETTRIVVGMGTCGIAAGARETLAAIMDELAKRNIQDVVVTQTGCVGLCEQEPIVDVIKPGAPKVTYGKVTQEKARQIVASHVVNGKVVGEWVIATA, from the coding sequence ATGAAGACCGTTGAAGAGCTTGAGCGCATTAGGAAACAGGCACAGGCGATGACCAGACTGAGGGAGGGCAAGGAAACAACCAGGATCGTTGTGGGCATGGGCACGTGCGGAATCGCCGCGGGGGCGCGGGAAACGCTCGCTGCGATCATGGACGAGCTTGCGAAGCGCAACATTCAGGACGTGGTGGTGACCCAGACCGGGTGCGTGGGCTTATGCGAGCAAGAGCCCATCGTTGACGTGATCAAGCCCGGCGCTCCGAAGGTGACCTACGGCAAGGTGACGCAGGAGAAAGCGCGTCAGATCGTGGCAAGCCACGTCGTTAACGGCAAGGTTGTGGGCGAGTGGGTCATAGCGACTGCGTGA
- a CDS encoding SoxR reducing system RseC family protein has product MEERGRVVEVYGGLAKVEVTRHEACRHCKACDFGRTDTVVVEATNRAGARPGDEVALELEGSRVLGAAFIAYMVPLIFMVVGIYLGTVVARALGRGASASLFGAVVGLVLLGLSYGLVYAYGKRVNPERFRAEVTRVIGPE; this is encoded by the coding sequence GTGGAAGAACGTGGCAGGGTTGTCGAGGTCTACGGGGGTTTGGCCAAGGTAGAGGTCACGCGTCACGAAGCTTGCCGTCATTGCAAGGCTTGCGACTTCGGACGCACCGATACCGTGGTCGTGGAGGCGACCAACCGCGCGGGCGCGCGTCCGGGCGACGAGGTTGCGCTGGAACTGGAGGGCTCCCGGGTGCTCGGGGCGGCTTTCATCGCGTATATGGTGCCTCTCATCTTCATGGTCGTAGGCATATACCTCGGGACTGTCGTGGCGAGAGCCTTGGGGAGGGGGGCGTCCGCGTCCCTGTTCGGCGCAGTGGTAGGCCTCGTGCTTCTCGGTCTGTCGTACGGGCTGGTCTACGCGTACGGAAAGCGGGTCAACCCCGAACGGTTCAGGGCGGAGGTCACGCGGGTGATAGGGCCTGAGTGA
- a CDS encoding sensor histidine kinase, with translation MRELSLHVLDIVQNSIAAGARTVDVIVSEDEPSDLLTIEVADDGAGMPADILRSALDPFYTSRTTRKVGLGLPLFRDAARLAGGDLCVESVPGHGTRVRATFRLSHIDRAPLGDMAETITVLVMCNPDVRFRYVHARGARVFSFDSQDFRRLLGDIPPTTPALAGIIRNIIREGLREVQRA, from the coding sequence GTGCGTGAGCTGTCGTTGCACGTCCTTGACATCGTCCAAAACTCCATCGCGGCGGGGGCTCGGACCGTCGACGTGATCGTCTCGGAGGACGAGCCTTCGGACCTCCTCACTATAGAAGTGGCGGACGACGGGGCCGGGATGCCCGCGGACATACTAAGATCAGCGTTGGACCCGTTTTATACATCGCGCACCACACGCAAGGTGGGGCTTGGCCTTCCGTTGTTTCGTGACGCGGCCAGACTGGCCGGGGGAGACCTTTGCGTCGAGTCTGTGCCAGGACACGGCACGAGAGTGCGGGCCACGTTTAGGTTGAGCCACATAGACCGGGCACCGCTGGGCGACATGGCGGAGACAATCACGGTCCTCGTGATGTGCAACCCGGACGTGAGATTCAGGTACGTACATGCGCGCGGTGCCAGGGTTTTTTCCTTTGACTCGCAGGATTTCAGAAGGTTGCTGGGGGACATACCCCCGACAACCCCGGCGCTCGCGGGAATCATCAGGAATATCATCCGGGAAGGCCTGCGCGAGGTCCAGCGAGCATGA
- a CDS encoding PHP domain-containing protein has product MEVCLADLHVHTALSPCAEAEMTPPAIAEVAAEQGVGLLGICDHNSAENAIAVAEAGAAAGVAVLCGIEVQTREDVHVLTFFEDAEALSRWQAEVYEGLPNVANDEARFGEQVVLDPRGVLKGRVTRLLLASTSMGIEDVACRVRELGGLVIPAHVDRPSFSLIRNLGFVPRRLCPDALEVSARLGASRAREMFPQLAGFQLVVSSDAHRLSEIRGYTAFRLERPTFSEVKLALASIGGRAAWPVG; this is encoded by the coding sequence TTGGAGGTGTGCCTTGCTGACCTTCATGTTCACACCGCTCTATCCCCTTGCGCGGAGGCGGAGATGACCCCGCCAGCCATAGCGGAGGTTGCGGCCGAGCAAGGCGTGGGGTTACTTGGGATATGCGACCACAACTCCGCTGAGAATGCGATCGCGGTGGCCGAGGCGGGCGCGGCGGCGGGAGTGGCGGTTCTTTGCGGCATAGAGGTGCAAACGCGCGAGGACGTCCATGTCCTCACGTTTTTCGAGGACGCGGAGGCGCTCTCGAGGTGGCAGGCGGAGGTGTACGAAGGCCTGCCGAACGTGGCAAACGACGAGGCGAGGTTTGGCGAGCAGGTCGTCCTGGACCCGCGCGGCGTCTTGAAGGGTCGAGTGACGCGACTGCTTCTGGCGTCAACATCTATGGGCATAGAGGACGTGGCCTGCCGCGTCCGGGAGCTTGGAGGCCTTGTGATCCCGGCGCACGTCGACAGGCCGTCGTTCAGCCTCATCAGGAACCTGGGCTTTGTCCCGCGGCGCCTATGCCCCGATGCACTGGAGGTTTCCGCGCGGCTCGGTGCGAGCCGGGCTAGGGAGATGTTTCCGCAGCTCGCTGGGTTTCAGCTGGTCGTATCCTCCGACGCCCACAGGCTTAGCGAGATCCGCGGTTACACGGCGTTTCGCCTGGAGCGACCGACCTTTTCAGAGGTTAAGCTCGCGCTCGCTTCGATAGGGGGCCGGGCGGCTTGGCCGGTCGGGTGA
- a CDS encoding serine kinase, with the protein MKVRDVLSVLECTVEAGAGGLDRDVECGYASDLLSDVMAHARDGDIWVTVQAHENIIAVATLVGLAAVVVAGGVECHEEAVRRADAEGIPLLRTRLPAFEAAGRLYAAGIRGRLPVVS; encoded by the coding sequence GTGAAGGTGCGAGATGTCCTCAGCGTGCTTGAGTGCACCGTCGAAGCCGGTGCTGGTGGCCTCGACAGGGATGTCGAGTGCGGCTACGCCTCGGACCTTCTCAGCGACGTGATGGCTCATGCTCGCGACGGCGACATCTGGGTGACCGTGCAGGCCCATGAAAACATCATCGCCGTGGCGACACTGGTCGGCCTCGCGGCCGTCGTGGTGGCCGGAGGCGTGGAGTGCCACGAGGAAGCCGTCCGGCGAGCGGATGCGGAAGGCATCCCGCTTCTCAGAACCCGCCTGCCGGCCTTCGAGGCCGCGGGCCGTCTCTACGCAGCGGGGATTCGCGGGCGGCTCCCGGTGGTTTCGTAG
- a CDS encoding 4Fe-4S dicluster domain-containing protein, with translation MSGLFHSVLLIEEKCRGCTRCIKNCPTEAIRVRQGKARINAERCTDCGECIRTCDNHAKTAITDSLERLKEFKYTIALPAPALYGQFGPDVDPDRVLAALIDMGFDDVFEVARGADVATLATREYLSRHREVRPMISAACPAVVRLIQVRFPALIDHLIPVDSPMTCAGKLAKEGKSRELGIAPDEIGTFFITPCPAKVTWVREAVKRGFRAVDGAISIASVYGEISRRLASPGSVPPRRKASGAGIGWGGSGGENAAVGLENYIVVDGIHSVIDVLEEVEVGRLGSVDFIEAQACIGGCVGGALVVRNPFIAHVHLNKLAKRFADMPAFTAEEEEELTRRARAGCFDMRQDIAAVPAFRLDHDVSRAISKAEMIEKVVKELPGLDCGSCGSPHCRALAEDIVQGLAVDTDCVFKLRDQVKVLAEQLFDLAKKNPSAMGAGPGPREDGG, from the coding sequence ATGAGCGGCCTCTTTCACTCGGTCCTCCTCATCGAAGAAAAGTGCCGCGGGTGCACCCGTTGCATAAAGAACTGCCCGACCGAGGCCATCAGGGTGAGGCAGGGCAAAGCCAGGATCAACGCGGAAAGGTGCACTGACTGCGGTGAATGCATAAGAACCTGCGACAACCACGCCAAGACCGCCATAACCGATTCGTTGGAACGCCTGAAAGAGTTCAAGTACACCATCGCCTTGCCGGCCCCGGCGCTTTACGGTCAGTTCGGCCCGGACGTCGACCCCGACCGGGTCCTCGCCGCCCTGATCGACATGGGCTTCGATGACGTGTTCGAGGTTGCGCGCGGTGCCGACGTGGCGACTCTGGCGACGCGAGAGTATCTTTCGCGGCACCGGGAGGTGCGGCCGATGATATCGGCCGCGTGTCCGGCCGTGGTGAGGCTCATACAGGTGAGGTTCCCCGCGCTTATCGACCACTTGATCCCCGTTGATTCCCCCATGACGTGCGCGGGCAAGCTGGCGAAAGAGGGCAAGAGCAGGGAGCTGGGGATCGCGCCGGACGAGATCGGAACGTTCTTCATCACGCCGTGCCCGGCGAAGGTGACATGGGTCCGCGAGGCAGTCAAGCGCGGCTTCCGGGCTGTGGACGGAGCGATCTCCATCGCCAGCGTGTACGGGGAGATCTCGCGGCGTCTGGCGAGCCCAGGCTCGGTCCCTCCCAGGCGAAAGGCATCGGGCGCCGGCATCGGCTGGGGAGGATCGGGGGGCGAGAATGCCGCGGTTGGTCTGGAGAATTACATTGTCGTGGACGGCATTCACAGCGTCATCGACGTTCTCGAGGAGGTGGAGGTCGGCAGGCTCGGCAGCGTGGATTTCATTGAGGCGCAGGCGTGCATCGGCGGCTGCGTCGGAGGCGCGCTCGTGGTTCGCAACCCCTTCATAGCCCACGTGCACCTGAACAAGCTCGCGAAAAGATTCGCCGATATGCCTGCATTCACAGCGGAGGAAGAAGAGGAGCTCACTCGGCGTGCCAGGGCTGGCTGCTTTGATATGAGACAGGACATCGCGGCAGTTCCCGCCTTCCGCCTGGATCACGATGTATCGCGGGCGATCTCCAAGGCGGAGATGATCGAGAAAGTCGTGAAGGAGCTGCCCGGGCTTGACTGCGGGTCCTGCGGTTCCCCGCACTGCAGGGCTCTTGCCGAAGACATCGTGCAGGGGCTGGCAGTGGATACAGATTGCGTCTTCAAACTGCGCGACCAGGTGAAGGTCCTCGCGGAACAGCTCTTCGACCTCGCGAAGAAGAACCCGTCCGCCATGGGCGCTGGACCCGGGCCGAGAGAAGACGGGGGGTGA
- a CDS encoding anti-sigma regulatory factor, with product MRLECRVTGGDFQAAGEAAARVKRALRQVGVDPETARRAAIVAYEAEMNIVIHASRGILAVDISPDRIEVAADDEGPGIPDISLAMQEGYSTAPEHVREMGFGAGLGLPNMKRYSDQFHIESTVGRGTSVRMVINLPPKGSLP from the coding sequence ATGCGCCTTGAGTGCAGGGTCACTGGCGGCGACTTTCAGGCGGCTGGGGAGGCTGCGGCGCGGGTAAAGCGCGCGCTTCGTCAGGTGGGGGTCGACCCGGAGACAGCGCGGAGGGCCGCCATCGTGGCGTACGAGGCTGAGATGAACATAGTGATCCACGCCTCTCGTGGGATCCTCGCGGTCGACATCTCGCCTGACCGCATTGAGGTGGCCGCGGACGACGAAGGTCCCGGGATTCCCGACATCTCCCTGGCTATGCAGGAGGGGTATTCGACCGCACCCGAGCACGTTCGAGAGATGGGGTTCGGCGCGGGACTGGGCTTGCCCAACATGAAAAGGTACTCCGACCAGTTTCACATCGAGTCCACGGTCGGTCGAGGCACGAGCGTGAGAATGGTGATAAACCTTCCCCCGAAAGGAAGTCTGCCATGA
- a CDS encoding SPOR domain-containing protein yields MPERRGRVGQSLSMVLMLIVMAALAIGLGILMGRYAFGLLASGPGSGEGQPRQAAGEVTPAGTSEDLASTSPSSPIASSPEAAAVGGGGPGEMVPTSAQSGESSSLPSSSGGETLYRVQVGEFQDRPGAEALARELAGAGYSGFVTPGVPFRVQVGAFQDKSNADRLAAELEAKGYSVVVVR; encoded by the coding sequence ATGCCTGAAAGAAGGGGAAGAGTGGGTCAGAGCCTGTCCATGGTGCTGATGCTGATAGTCATGGCGGCACTCGCCATCGGTCTTGGCATACTTATGGGCAGGTACGCTTTCGGCCTCCTTGCGTCTGGCCCCGGATCGGGTGAGGGCCAGCCGCGGCAAGCCGCGGGGGAGGTCACTCCCGCCGGGACGTCAGAGGATCTTGCGTCCACCTCTCCCTCGAGCCCCATCGCTTCGTCGCCTGAGGCAGCGGCGGTCGGAGGGGGCGGGCCCGGTGAGATGGTCCCCACGTCCGCCCAGAGCGGAGAGAGCTCCAGTCTGCCCTCGTCATCCGGCGGTGAGACCCTGTACCGAGTCCAGGTGGGTGAGTTCCAGGATAGACCTGGCGCTGAGGCCCTCGCACGCGAGCTAGCCGGCGCCGGGTACAGCGGGTTTGTGACCCCGGGGGTCCCATTTAGGGTGCAGGTAGGGGCATTTCAAGACAAGTCCAACGCTGACAGGCTCGCCGCGGAGCTTGAGGCAAAAGGGTACTCGGTGGTCGTGGTCCGGTGA
- a CDS encoding endonuclease III, with the protein MPVRHATAADARGLRRCIRRIAKLLTQMYGAPRPRREDPLDALVATVLSQNTSDTNSARAFRRLKERFPSWDEVRTADVAQVADAIKTGGLAGVKAARIKRILERLHRERGSTSLGFLSGLDPDAARGYLMSFDGVGPKTAACTLLFGCGMPVFPVDTHVLRVARRLGLIPKGCDADRAHAILGSVVPSELVYPLHVNMITHGRRRCRPQKPRCDGCLLSRECVFLKENSSE; encoded by the coding sequence ATGCCGGTGCGTCATGCCACCGCAGCGGACGCTCGGGGGCTCAGGCGGTGCATACGGCGAATCGCGAAACTCTTGACGCAAATGTACGGCGCGCCTCGTCCCCGCCGGGAGGACCCGTTGGACGCTCTCGTGGCCACGGTCCTCTCGCAGAACACATCCGACACCAACTCTGCGAGGGCGTTCCGACGTCTGAAGGAGAGGTTTCCGTCGTGGGACGAGGTCAGGACGGCCGACGTCGCGCAGGTTGCGGACGCGATAAAGACGGGCGGGCTTGCCGGTGTGAAAGCCGCTCGGATAAAGCGGATTCTAGAGCGCCTGCACCGCGAGCGCGGAAGCACTTCCTTGGGGTTTCTCTCGGGTCTCGATCCGGACGCGGCGCGTGGCTACTTGATGTCCTTCGACGGCGTGGGGCCAAAGACCGCTGCCTGCACGTTGCTTTTCGGGTGCGGGATGCCTGTCTTTCCCGTGGACACGCACGTCCTCCGCGTGGCGCGGCGGCTCGGCCTCATTCCCAAGGGGTGCGATGCTGACCGCGCCCACGCGATCTTGGGCTCTGTGGTCCCGTCCGAGCTGGTTTACCCGCTGCACGTCAACATGATCACCCACGGGCGGCGCCGGTGCAGGCCGCAGAAACCCAGGTGCGATGGGTGCCTGTTGTCCAGAGAGTGTGTGTTTCTGAAGGAAAACTCCTCAGAGTAG